The Triticum aestivum cultivar Chinese Spring chromosome 5A, IWGSC CS RefSeq v2.1, whole genome shotgun sequence genomic sequence ttttgttaagctctttgagtagctccatgccatgctttactttaccatgttcaggtcctgtagcatgtagttttgttgctccaaagagtgctacctgatctgagattccagacaagtgttaatttcactaagtctgaaatctgtttgccatatgtatttttgccatgcttgtttgaacctattaatggatgaattggccgtagctcagtgctagacttttgttaagcatcttgaatgcatccctgccatgtatttttttaccatgtttgggtgctgtagcttgttcatctcattgcatttagatggctacttgttgtaaatcgcagaccggtgtcatatttgaattgcttgccatttccaaaccgtaactccgaatccggcgttctttatatcgttttcaagagatttcatctcatctttccagtggcacacttggttttccaagttgaggccaggttcttgcatttcctgtcacattttacatatgcatcccgcatcgcatcccgcatagcatatcatctttgcatcatattgtttgagctttgcacgtagttgattgtgttccgtttgcttgtttgtcttgtttgggtagagccgggagacgagttcgctaacgaggagcccgttgagtttgctttcgaagatccagtcaactctgacgactttgcaggcaagatgatcataccctcgaaatcactactatctttgctatgctagattgctcgctcttttgctatgccaatgctacgatgcctaccaccttctttcaagccttccaaattgccatgtcaaacctctaacccaccatgtcctagcaaaccgttgattggctatgttaccgctttgctcagcccctcttatagcgttgctagttgcaggtgaagattggaggccgttccttgttggaaaatttatttacttgttgggatatcattatgttatcttaatgcatctatatacttggtaaagggtggaaggctcggcctctcgcctagtgttttgttccactcttgccgccctagtttccgtcatattggtgttatgttcccggattttgcgttccttacgcagttgggttataatgggaaccccttgatagttcgccttgattaaaacttttccagcaatgcccaacattggttttaccatttgctacctagcctctttttcccttgggtttccggagcccgagggtcatcttattttagccccccctaggctagtgctcctctgagtgttggtccaaagtaGAGTCCTGtgtagcgccccctcggggaaacacgaggtttggttttagttgtatggagagctcatctgagtgtgccctgagaacgagatatgtgcagctcctattgggatttgtcggcacattcgggcgatgttgctggtcttgttttaacctgtcgaagtgtcttgaagaaccgagataccgagtctggtcggaacgtctcgggaggaggtctattccttcgttgaccgtgagagcttgtcatgggctaagttgggactcccccgcagggatttgaactttcgaaagccgtgcccgcggttatgggcaggtgggaatttgttaatgtccggttgtagataacttgaaccttaacttaattaaaatgaatcaaccgtgtgagttaccgtgatggcctcttctcggcggagtccggaaagtggacacggtgttggagtaatgtctgcgcaggttgtcctctagtttctcgatcgcgctttgccttctcttctcgctctcttttgcgaacaggatagccaccatatatgctagtcgcttgttgcagctcctcatatatttttaccttgccttacctagaagcttaaatagtcttgatcgctagggtgcgagattgctgagtccctgtggctcacagattactattacaccagatgcagggcctgatgattccgctccaggtgacgcgctcgagctcaagtgggagttcgacgaggactctcaacgttactatgtttcttttcctgatgatcagtagtggtgcccagttggggtgatcgggaccgtgtcgcatgttgggttatcttttattttggcgacgtagtcgggccatgagtgtttgaatgatgtaatgttatttatgtaccttgattgacgtggcgagtgtaagccaactatgttatctcccctttattatttatattacatgggatgttgtgaagattgccttacttgcgacatatgccttcaatgcgattatgcctctaagtcgtgcctcgacacgtgggagatatagtcgcatcgagggtgttacacgcgTACTGGGGGCGACGGCCACGGGACCGAGCATGCGTGCCCACGATCCGAGATAAGGCTGCTAGAACAAGCAAAAATGCTACTACCAATGACGCGGGATGCTGGAACAACCGACGATGCGATGTTGGAACCACCGCATACAGTGTTGCAATCTTTGACAAAAAAGTTTCAAGCCTAGATCTAAAAAGGTTCAACCGTCATTAGGGAAGTTTCAACCAGCACTTTCAAACTGACAAAGCCGCAACCATTTATGAAACCGAAAGGTGCACAAAGTTTCATTCAGGCACTGCTTGATGAAAAAGTTGCAAACGTTTACAAAATAAGCTTCAATCGtagttgaaaaaagcttcaacccgcgGGTACTCCAAGCAATATTCGGCGAGGACGGGAGTCGCGGTTTTTATGCTACATGGTACAAGCGGCCTCGGAATTTGCTACCGCCAGTGTCGCATCCAGCTACAACCGTCGTCGTGGTTTGCTGCATCGTAGAACGATGCTTTGATTTTTTTGCTGGAAGTGAAGCTCAAATTTGATGGAACGGGACGAGCGAGATGTTGCAATGGCGAGGTGTGCGACTGATGAGCTGCGACTAACGGGCATGAGTGGCGGCGAGCGCACCTACGAGCTGCGACCGTCGCCACTAGAGCTACAATTGTCGCCACCGAGAGCTGAAACTGCAGGTGCAACTGTTACATGGGTCGAGACGGCAACGAGGATGgccgacgagggtgggggccgGCGACGCGGATGGCCATCGGAGAGCGTGTGCGGCCGATGAGATGCAGGGGGAGTCCTTTTCGTACGCACGTGTGAGGAAGACGACCTAGGTGGATGAGGATCCAACAGCTAGCGTGCGACCGAGCGAAACGTTGGGCTGACACGCCGACGCCTAGCATTGCCCATCCTAATACATGGACATTTTTTTCTGTATGTGCATTGTTTGAATTAACAAATATTTAATAAAAATAATGATTTTTGAAATGCATTAGCATTTTTAAAATCCTTAAACCTGTTTTGAAATTCATGTTTTTCACAATTTGTGAATTGTATTCaatgcatgaacattttctaaatcatCAAAAAAAATGAAATTCATGTTTTTTAAAATATATTAATTATTTTCAAATGCATGGAGATTTTTTCAGACACCTATTTTGAATCCATGAGCTTTCTCTCCAAATGCATGAACCTTCTTTAAATCCACGAGTATCCTTTTCCAAATGCATGAACAGTTTTTGTAATACACGACTAACTTTTTCTTAGTatatcaacattttttgaaatataaTCATTCTAAATTTTGCACATGTTttaaatgatactccctccgtctcataatataaaaacgtttttgacactagtatagtattaaaaacgttcttatattttgggacagagggagtaatttttaatattttggaattaaCCAGGTGACCTGTTTTTGTACCTGTAGCAGACAATAATTCTTTCCATGAACGTTCGATTATTTTTCCTCCactaggtaattgcccgtgcgttgcagcggGGGTATACCTGCTCTAATGGTTCAACACGAACAACAAtcttgttttcttctttttcttcttcttcacccacTATCTTTATTTCTCCACCTCCCCAATCGAAGGTCACCACCTCTCTCAATGACCCATCCGATTGACGATCCATCCCTCCACTCCCACTCAGACACACACTTTAATTTTGTGATGACAATGCCTCATTGCCTCGTATTTTGTTTTTACTACTGGGAATTTAACCGATTCATGTCCCCGTATTATCAATGATCATATGCACATTATATTTTCTGCCACAACAGAGGAAAGTAATGTCATGGAAATCGATCAACCACGGTCACATGAACCAAGTTCTAGTAGAGCTTTTGAGCCATTTATTTTTTATTATCCATTTCCTTTAATCAAGTAAGAATAAGTCCTTCCTTTTTAGCAGAAATGTATTCGACTTTTTAACCATGCTACATGCACAAAATAATGAAATTTCCCTATCTAATACGAATGAATCACACATACATACATAAatacatacatgcatgcatgcatgcatacatacatacatacatacatacatacatacatatgttTCTCAATAAAAAACCCAAAAAATTATCTAGCTTCCAAAGTTGAATTGTTGTTTCCTGATGATTGCCACTCCCAGACGAGTTTCATACAATGCAGGGGAAAAACATGAGATTCTTCACTGTGAAACTCATGAGCTAGTTGTGGAGCAGTTCTAGCAGGAGTCTATATGGCAGACAATTCTTAATACACAAATCATAGTGACTAATTTTCTATTGATCGGGCACAATGAATGGCACGTCCCGTAGTGTCCCAGTGTGAGATGGGAGATTGGGATGAGCGTAACAGGGAGAAGACTTTTACTGTAGGCAGGAGTTGCACGACTTCTCATGCAGTTCCCGCATGAGATCGTGGTAGACATCGCCGTTGCCGAAGATTTTGCCGCGTCGCAACCTCAGACTGCCGTCCACAAGCGCCCATGTTCTGAGACGATGTCCATTGTCCGCCTAAACAACAGGATGGGTCTGCTTCCTTGGTAGGCGACGAACAGCCAGTACGGCCGATCATGGAGGGAAGAACGAAAGTGGTAGACCACATAGGTGGCGGCGGCGAGTGAAGGAGAACCGACGAGGAAGAGGATCGGCTGCTTTGGGCCCGGGATTGATTACCATATATGATTTTGTTTTGTCAATTACCACATATGCTTTTTTTTGCCAATTACCATATATGAATTGATTGCGTGGTTACCAAAGAAGAGAGGCTGATTACCATAGGCAAATTAATTGTGTTGCCAAAGATTTGACAATTACCATATATGATTTGCCAATTATCGTATATGAATTGATTGCGTGGTTACCAAAGAAGAGGCTGATTACATAGGCAAATTAATTGTGTTGCCAAAGATTAATTAGATTTGTCTGTCCGGATGAAAACTATTGTAGAAAACCAGGAGGGGGGAAAACCGGTGCATGGGGAGTAAAAAcagggaggggagggaggaaaACCGGTGCATGGGGAGGAAAATCGGGGAGGGGTGGGACGAAGAGTGGGACGAAATTTTGACGTAAGAAGGGAAACGGAACGCTccgtttcttttaggtagtagagatacgCGGGAGATATTCAGTCGGCCACGTGAATGTTATAGGGCTATTTGACGCACTTGGCGCTTCCAAAATAAACACGACCCACGGCAGAAAAATGTCGCCACAACCCCGTAAGGCGCACTTTATTTTGCCGTGAGCAGGCCTAGAGACTAGTTAAGAGAAACCGGCCCACTTATTTTTCCCAAATCCCGCCAAAACCCACACGCCTCCTGGACGGCGCTGCATCGGGTAGAATTTTCGGTGCTGGAAAAATAATGCTACATAGGGACGAAGAATCTGGGCGGTCCACAGTTTAAACGGACGGTCCGATTACCTCCCGGATACAGCGGACGGAGCGCGAGGAGAGACGACGGAGCGATTACCTATCACCCCGTGGGGCCTCCTCATTTCTTTTTACCcacgaaaagagagagagagagagagagagagagagagagagggagggaggcgcAGGCGGCGGAGGAGAGGTGAGATCGGGAGGCGCAGGCGGcggaggggagagagggagagagagttgaAGGGGAAGCCCTTCAGGTCCGCAGGTGAGTTCGCCGCTCGCAGGTGTTCCGGCGTTGCGTGCGTCTCGGTATCGATGGCGAACAAGTTCCGGACCATCTGTGTGGTTTCGTCGGTGGTCGGTGTGCGTCTCCGGTGTGGATGGTGTTTCGAACCTCTGGTGTCCATGGTGCTCTGGCGTCGTCTGCGTCTCCGAGAGGATGGTGATCGATTTCCGGACCTGTCTGTTTGGTTCTGTGGGTGGTCGATGTGCGTCTGGGTGCTCTGCCCTTGTGTGCGCCTCCGAGAGGATGGTGGTCGATTTCCGGACCTGCCTGTTTGGTTTTGTGGGTGATTGATGTGCGTCTGGGTGCTCTGCCGTTGTGTGCGTCTCGGTGTAGATGGTCATCCAGTTCAGGACTTCTCTGTTTTAGACGATGGTGGTAAATACTTTTTCCCCGATGATTACGGAATTTCCGAGTTGCTCGTTTTTTTGTTTCTGGAGATTTGTGGTATGCTGATTACTTCAAATCCGTATGGTTGATTAGTTGATTTCGGGGTGGGGGTAAATTTGGGCGTGGGGCGTGGGACTCTGGTGATTAGGTAATGGCGACAAGGTATCTGATACTGTCCCTACCTACGGGCGAGGAGGATGCTGGTGCCTCAAAGTATGCAGACTCTTTTTGGGATGAATTGCACAGATCCCTGTCAGGCTTGCACGTACCACTCTACAGGGTAAGGACACCTTTGATTCTAGTATATTCTAGAGTCTAGACATTTATGTACTAACAAGGCACACCATTTGTTCATGTTTAGCTCAACGTTCCAAAATTCCGAAGAACTACACTTAATGTTCTGGATGGCGTCGCAGACAGCCTTACCAATGTAATGCCTTTTGCTGTCATTTTATTTGTTTAATTGCGATTTCCTATGATCTAATAGTAATCGGTTGGTTTCAGTTAAATGCAGAAGTACAAGACCTCTGCAATACCATCCATCAGTATATCATGGAGATTGGGAGTGTCTCCGCATCAAAACAAAAGAGTACTGCAGTCACAATCGGTGGTCTCTCCATGGATGATTGTATATCAATGTATGCCCTTTCTCTTTCTTACACAATAGTTGAATGTTAGTGTGTGTTTCATGCGTACCTTTGGGCAGGATAACATCAAAAGAAACAATATTAGGCAACCATTTACCTGGATCAAaccttttgtttttcctttgtcGTACAACAATTTCCCTTCCAAATGACCCTATCCCTCTTGAGAATGGTCAATCTCATCGATTATTTCTTCTTGCATGATAGGTTCTTCAATCATCTTTGAAATACAAGTTATTAGTCCTTGTTTGAAACTACCATCAATCTCAATATCAAGCTTCCTTGGATAATAGTAGTATGGGTTCAAGTAGTATCCAGCCATATGTAATGGAGTCTTCAACTTGTTGTCCCATCTCTTGTCAATGATGTCCCACACTTCTAGAAATCGAGACTTGTCATTGTGAAACCTCACGGAGATCTCTTTCTTTGCATCCAACATACAGCCATGAAGAGACCCCATTGCCGGCACATGACTATCCATCCTCCTCAAAAGATTTGCCATTGGCTCAAAGAAATTAACAGCGGTATCTACTGCCTTCCAAAAAGTTTCAGAGCGAACAGTTTTAGCTGCAATCTTCCCCATTGCCTTCTTTAGGTGGTCCATCTCATTGAGTTCGTCGGACCTGAACAACTTCTGCAACTCCTTTTTGTTGTCCTGCATGCTCTTCAATTTCATATATGCTGTGGCAAACCTAGTAATACCAGAACAGACCAAGTCTTTTCCAAGATACTTCCTCAGCAATGCCAAAACTCTTGTATGTGCATAGATGAACACAGTCAGAGCCCTTCCTTTGGCAATGGTTTGATCCATTATAGGCAGCTTGCCTATGTCCTCCAACATCAAATCAATTGTGTGGGCTGTACAACCATTCCAAAATAGGGATGGGCGCTTCACTTTCATCATTGATGCTGCTGATATATTGACAGAGGCATTATCTgttacaatttgaactacattcttCTCACCAATTTCTTCTATGCATCAAACAAGCTCAAATACCATCTCGCCATCTTTTCTCACATCTGAACAGTCAACGGAATCAACAAAGTCAACACCATAGGCGCTGTGAACTACCAAATTCATCACTCCCCTTCCTCTTTTGTCTGTCCATGCATCTGTCATGATAGTACATCCAGTGACCTTCCATGCTTCTTTATGTCCAGCGAATCCTTCCTCGTCTTTCTTCTTGCTCTTCTGCAAGAAAGGGCCAGTCATTTCATAAGGAGTGGGGCCTTTCATGTCTGTTCCAAATGCTCCAACCGCTTCTATCATAAGTTCAAAGCGTGGAAGTAGGACTGCGTTGTGGGCAATGCCTGCTTCATAGAAGAACTGACAAACATACTCACAAGCACGaatcctcctctcttcccttcttTGAGTGGACAACTTGGTTTGCAACTTTGCAGAAAAGCCTTCCCCCTTCCTTGCAGCCATAACCTCTTATGGTGTCTTGATGCAAAACTTATCCATAGAACCATATGTGGTGCCCTTACTCTGTCGTTTCACTGATAATAGAAGCAAACCACCGCCACTACCACCACCCAAGATGTCATCTTCATCAGCAGCCCTAACATCATTTCCATCCAAACTGACATCACTTCTGTGTATTGCTGCTTCCCTGGCCTTCTTTCCTTTGCTTCATCTTTCTTTGAGATCAACTCCCTCATCTCTTGATTTACATAAGCAGGAACTTGTTGGCACAAAATGACATTTTGATACTTGACGTTTGCAAGGTGGTACTTCATTCGAGTAATACCACCAATGTAAACACCATGGCAGAAGTTGCATTCCACAGAAGCCTTCTTGGTCATGTCTGGAATCGTGCAATGCTTCCATGCTGGATCATCAGAGCTCACTGGAGGCACATGAGGTGCTGGGATTATCGGTGAAGTGCTTGACCCAGCCAAGCCTACAAAAATCAGATAGACATATATACAAATTAAATCAATGTAAAATGAGTTACTGAGAGCATTCTACAACTATACATTAAGAGATAATTGTTGGATTGAGACCTAATAATTAAGTCATGCAACCATAACATCAGAAGGTTCTCTCTTAATTTTTTTATGAGATTCTCTTACATATTCAATATAAATATATCACAAAGGTTCTTGAGCTGTCACTTATTCACTTCATACAAGCAAATTAAAGCAGCAGATCAGGGCACCACAAGCCATCATCTAAAGAAAAAATTGAGTGCCAGATCTGTATACTATATGTTGAAACCCTAAGCTACAACCTGAACCTGAACCTAACCTACAACCATGGCCATGGCAGTGAGCTATGTATGTTGAAaacctaagctacaagcctgcaaCCCCAACCTACAAATCTGCAATGCAATCCCAAGGCCTGTGTTGAATCAGCAAACAAGTGAATGATACATAGAATTGGAGGGCTCCTGTACCTCCTGCGATTTAAAAGTTTACTTTGGATGTTATTGTGTGTTTCATGTGTACCTTTGCTTTGGATGTTGTGTAGGTTTCTATAGGATGAGAAAAAATATTGTCTGGAGTCGCCTATCAAGGATTTAGTCTCTATCATCAATTCTGAGATTTCCAATGTGAAAAGTGATATGAAGGTAACACATTAAGCATGCATGTGAAATCAATGAAGTATGTTGACTGAAAATGTATAAGTTATTCTGGAGTAGGATGGTTATTTAGTTGTAATAAAAATGGAAGACAGTAATGTCAATGATGAATCTGCATTCCTTTTCAGGTAAAGAGGGCAAAGTATGATGATGTTCAAAGGAAGCTTCGTGTGGTTAACAGAAAACAAGGTGTTGTAAGGTAATCACAAACTTTTGAGATTCTTACTAATGCATTTTTGGTGTTTGAAGATTTTGTTAAGATGGCTGTCTTGCAAGAtatgggtttcatctccataagagtggctgagtttttacgttggctcgccaagcctatcacaaccctcctcctttacccgggcttgggaccggctatccatgtgccagagccatgagttggttgcgagatcttatgggtttcacctctagcctaccccaacttgtttgggactaaaggctttgttgttgttgttgttgttgttgttgttgctgtcttGCAAGATAGTATTGCAAATTGCAATCATTGCCTATGAAGTTTCAATAAATTAGCACTGCCACTGATGGGGATGTAGCTTTTTGAAAGGTTGTTTACTCAGGTTTTCAGTTAATGTCCATTTCCCATCTGCATGGTGCCATGGTTGTACTCTTTCTTATATACATACCTATGACACCATAGTCCATACCTAATATATAAGCTACTTTTACGAAAAAGGGTGTTGCGTCAAACTGGAACAAGAAGCTAAATTTAACCACATCATTGGGATTTATGCTTTATTAACCTTATAATATTGACGAATGATGTTGCGTTTTTTACCATCTACAGTTAGAGCTTGTTTGGAGCACAGGACCAAATTCGTGTGTTCCAAACAAGGCCTAATTGTGTTCTTCTGGAAGTTGTTCCATAGTTTTACTACTGTACTACTATTCTTACTTAAGTCTTTTTTCTAAAATCAATAGTCGACTGAAAAAAGGCCTACCTACAAAAGAAATTAATTTTTTTCTTGTATGACAGCCTTAAAGAGATTGACTTTTACGGCCTCCTGCAACCAGAAGATATGGTGTTCTCTGAACATCTTGTAACACTTTTGGTGATTGTACCAATAACATCCCAGAAGGAATGGTTATCAACCTATGAGTTCCTTGATCCTTTGGTGGTAAGTTTGAACACTAGCAAGTTCTTGCCTTCATGCATTGCTCTTCATGCTTTTCCTGATTCTTCCTGACGAGTAAGATGGTGTCTTAGTTCTTTGGTAAGGATCAGAGGAGTAACTGCATCCATAAatagagggagagggggggagggagggagagtgGCCCATTCTATTTTGTCTGTTCTTTGTTGAGCTAATTATTGCTATGCAGGTACCACGATCAACTAAAAAGATTTATGAGGACCGGGAATCTGCTCTATACACAATTACACTATTTGCTAAGGCTGTTCCAAATTTCAAGGATCGTGCATGGAAGAAACATTTTCAGGCAAGTTTAATCTGGCTGGTCTGCTCATATTACCTCTTCTAGTATTTTGTCTTTGACTAAATTCTCTTTCAAATGAATTCCAGGTTAGCGACTTTATGTTTAGCCCCGAGGCATACGAAAGAAGAAAGCAAGGGATCCAGGAGTTAGTTCATGACCAGGAAGTTACAAAGGCCTCTCTTTTGCAGTGGCTATATGGAAGCTACAGCGAGGTACATATCTCTCATAACATATTTTTATGGTCCTCACCTGGACATCTTATAAAACCCAGCATGTTTGATATTGTCATCTAGGTATCTGGTTTCACTGTACTGTCTGTACTATAGGTTTTTTCCCGCTGGATGCATGTCGTTACTATGCTTGTCTTTTCTGAGAGTCGTCTCCGGTATGGCCCTCATGCTAGATTCCTGGTAATTCCCATCTGTTTTTGGTGTCTTCTAAATTCAACCATGCACTAAATGGCTTTTGTATAAATATTCTTCTCTTCTTTTCCATTAGTCAGTGGTTCTTGTTCCATCTATGGACAATGAGGGGAAAATTAGGAACGCCTTGGAGGAATTGACTGGTGGTGGAAAGAGGTACTTCAAACATTTAGTTTTTACCCAACTTTGTTATTGTTCCATGAAATATAAACAATTTGAGAAGAACATATATAGGCTAAATGATATGCTTTGTTGCAGTTACTGGAATTCTGCAGATTCAGAAGATGCGTTTGCTCTTATGGGACTGGTTGGTCAAACCGACCCATATCACTATGTTTCATTCAGCATCAAGGTTGTCTGAGGATGGGGTGCACGTGGAGGTGAGATCTAGAACCACTCAACCGGTCAACCCCTTGCATCAGTATTTCCATCCTCGTTGAGCTCTTTTACTAGGAACACTCAACCCCTTACATCAGTATTTTGAAATACTACTTGTGAAAACAATGTCTTCAGAAATATTTCTAAATCACTACATTGGATTTTTTTTACTTATGTCACTACAAAGCATCAGAAACAGCAACATGAGAAACATTAACAGTGGCAGATGCTTATCTTAGACACATAAGCTGACGACTTAGACCATTGAATATATTTAGTATCCTCAACTAGAATACCATGTGATGTTAACCTAAACTCAAAGTGTTCGTATGTGGATGTTGCCACCAAAATATGTATGGACTCAAACGATCGGAATGTCAGAAAATCCAAATGAGTGATCATGGAAATTCTCCCATTGCTAACAGAAGAAAATAAGAAAGTACAGCGGTGTGTATAGGGATTTTCATTGGTAGATAGAAAGAAGCTACTGAATAAAATCATGTCAGATAGAGAATTCTAAATGAGTGACCATGTaagttatttttatttttctgcagGAGAGCGGTCTTGTGAGTTGGCCAGTACAAGGTAGTTTCAAAGAATAGTCTGCACTCCATTAGAAATCTGTAGCCAGGTTCAGTGGCAAGCAAAGggaaaattaaatccagaaatgttTTATGATTGATTTACTGATTGCCAGTTTACTGTCATAAAATTGGCAAAGGGCTGCACTGCAGGCTTCAAGCAGAGTTTAATAAATTTAGAATCTGCACCTCCCTCCCTAATCATAAAAGCAATTCCACAAAAAATGCAAGAACAATAAGCATACCATGTGAGCAGGCTCACAATCCTGTAGCCAGTCCTTTTGCCCTGAACATAGTAACAAAATTGTCTGTAACTTTCTAGAAATTACTCAAGATAAGCACCATGGTGTTTCGAACCTCTGCTGATCGATGCGCACCTAGTGTCCATGGTGTTCTGGCACTGTGTGCGTCTCTGAGTGGATAGTGATCGATTTCCGGACCTGCCTGTTTGGTATTGTGGGTGATCGATGTGCGTCTCGGTGCTCTGCTGTTGTGTGTGTCTCAGTGTGGATGGTCATCAAGTTCCGGACCTCTTTGTTTTAGACGATGGTGGTAAATACATTTTTCTCGTAATTTGTTGGTTGCTCGTTTTCTCTTTTGGAGATTTATGGTATGCTGATTACTTCAAATCCGTTTGGTTGATTAGTTGATTTGGGGAT encodes the following:
- the LOC123106604 gene encoding V-type proton ATPase subunit C, translated to MKVKRAKYDDVQRKLRVVNRKQGVVSLKEIDFYGLLQPEDMVFSEHLVTLLVIVPITSQKEWLSTYEFLDPLVVPRSTKKIYEDRESALYTITLFAKAVPNFKDRAWKKHFQVSDFMFSPEAYERRKQGIQELVHDQEVTKASLLQWLYGSYSEVFSRWMHVVTMLVFSESRLRYGPHARFLSVVLVPSMDNEGKIRNALEELTGGGKSYWNSADSEDAFALMGLVGQTDPYHYVSFSIKVV